The sequence CTTGTTACCGGTGGTGGTGATGACGATGTCGGCGTCGCCGATGGCCTGCTCGACGGTCTGCACGTCGTAGCCCTCCATCAGCGCCTGCAGCGCGTTGATCGGGTCGATCTCGGTGACCGTGACCCGGGCGCCCTGGCCCTTCAGCGACTCCGCGCTGCCCTTGCCGACGTCACCGAAACCGCAGACCAGCGCCTTCTTGCCGCCGATCAGGGCGTCGGTGCCGCGGTTGATGCCGTCGATCAGGGAGTGCCGGCAGCCGTACTTGTTGTCGAACTTGCTCTTGGTGACCGAGTCGTTGACGTTGATCGCCGGGAACACCAGCTCACCGGCGGCGGCCAGCTGGTACAGGCGCAGCACGCCGGTGGTGGTCTCCTCGGTGACACCCTGGACCGACTCGGCGATCTTGGTCCACTTGGTCTTGTCGGTCTCGTAGCGCTCGCGCAGCCGGGCCAGGAAGACCTTCCACTCGTGAGAGTCGCCGTCCTCGGCGGGCGGAACCACACCGGCCTTCTCGTACTGAGCGCCGCGCAGCACCATCATGGTGGCGTCGCCGCCGTCGTCGAGGATCATGTTGGCTGGTTCGCCGTCCCACGTCAGGGCTTCCTCGGCGCACCACCAGTATTCCTCCAGGGTCTCGCCCTTCCAGGCGAAGACCGGGGTGCCCTTGGGCTCCTCGACGGTGCCGTGCGGCCCGACGACGACCGCAGCGGCGGCGTGGTCCTGGGTGGAGAAGATGTTGCAGGACGCCCAACGGACCTCGGCGCCGAGGTCGACCAGGGTCTCGATCAGCACCGCGGTCTGGATGGTCATGTGCAGCGAACCGGTGATCCGGGCGCCCTTGAGCGGGTTGACCCCGTGGTACTCGTGACGCAACGCCATCAGGCCCGGCATCTCGTGCTCGGCCAGCCGGATCTCCTTGCGGCCGAACTCGGCCAGCGACAGGTCAGCGACCTTGTAGTCGATGCCGTTGCGGCTGTCCGCGGTCAAACTCATCAGTACGCCCCCGTTAGGTTCGGTGAATTGGCTCCGCTACAAGCTACCGGCGCAGGCCGAAGTCTGCTCGGCCGGGTCATTCGGCGTCGACGACGCCGTAGGTCTGTGCCGCCGGGGTGAACAGTCGGGCCAGGTCGGCAGCCACGTCGTGATCGGCTTCCGGCGGCATGGAGACATAGCTCATGGCCAGCCGCACCACGGCCCGGGCCAGGATTCCGGCGTCGTCTTCGCTGACCTTGACCCAGCTGTGCATGAACGACGACGTCAGCCGCGCTGAGCTGCGGGTGATGATCGGGCCGCTGTCGGTGGTGATGATCTGCAGCAGGTCGGGCTTGGCGGCCCCGGTCAGCAGCGAGATCACCAGCGGGTCGGCGGCCGAATCGGAGAAGAAGGCCCGGAACCCCTCCAGGAACGCCGCGTGGATGTCGCCGACGTTGTTGGACATGGCGCGGTCCACAGCGTCGACCAGGCGGTCGGCCAGCCGGATCGCATAGCCCTGCGCCAACCCCTGGCGTGAGCCGAACTCGTTGTAGATGGTCTGCCTACTGACCCCGGCCGCCTCGGCCACCGCGGCCAGCGTGATCGACGACCAGTCCCGGCGGGTCAGCAGCTCCCGCATCGCATCGAGCACCGAGTCGCGCAGCAGCGCCCGGGATGCCTCGGCGTAGGGGATGCGTTTCACCACCGCGAGATTAGCTGTTGTCACCGCCGGAAGACTTCCACCATCTCGAAATCGGCCTTGGCCGCGCCGCGGTCCGGACCGCGGTAGGCCGCCATCACACCGCTGCCGCGTCGGCCCCGCGATAACGGGCCAGGATCTTCGCGCGCCGGCGTGGGTCGATGTTGACCCGGGTGATGTCGCCGCCGTAGTGCGCCAGCACCCGGTGGTCCATCAGCCTGCGCCACAGCGGCGGGAGGTAGGTGAGCCCGATCAGCGACGCGTATCCGCTGGGCAGGTTCGGCGAATCGGAGAAGCTGCGCAGCGTCTGGTATCGCCGGGTGGGGTTGGCGTGGTGGTCGCTGTGTCGCTGCAGGTGGTAGAGGAACAGGTTGGTCACCAGATGGTCGGAGTTCCAACTGTGTTCGGGCGTGCAGCGTTCATAACGGCCATTCGCACGGGTCTGCCGCAGCAGGCCGTAGTGCTCGATGTAGTTGACCGACTCCAGCAGAGAGAAGCCGTAGACGGCCTGGATGACGACGAACGGGATGAGCGCCGGGCCGAACACCGCGATCAGCACTCCCCACAGCACCACCGACATCAGCCAGGCGTTGAGCACGTCGTTGGACAGTCGCCAGGGTCCCTTGTCCAACCGGCGCAACCGTGCGGCCTCCAGCTGCCAGGCCGAGCGCAGACCACCGAAGACGCTGCGCGGCAGGAACTCCCAGAAGGTCTCACCGAACCGGCCCGACGCCGGGTCTTCGGGGGTGGCCACCCGCACGTGGTGGCCGCGGTTGTGCTCGACGTAGAAGTGCCCGTAGCAGACCTGCGCCAAGGTGATCTTGGACAGCCAGCGCTCGAGCCGATCCCTCTTGTGCCCCAGCTCATGCGCGGTGTTGATGCCGACGCCGCCCAAGGTGCCCACCGACAGCGCCAGCCCGATCTTGGCGAACCAGCTGAGAGACCCCTCGACTCCCAGCCAGCCCAGATCGGTGGCGGTGAACAGGTAGGCGCCCAGGACGAGGCTGGCGTACTGGCACGGAATGTAGGCGTAGGTGCAGTAGCGGTAGTACCGGTCATTCTCCAACTGCGCCATCAGCTCGTCGGGCGGGTTCTGCCCGTCAACCCCGAACCGCAGATCCAGCGCCGGCAGCAGCACGTAGACCAGGATCGGCCCGATCCAGAACGGCACCTGCGCGGCCAGATGCCAGCCGAACCGGTTCATCGCCCAGATGAACGGCAGCATGGTGAACATCACGGTCGGAGCGATCAAGCCCATCAACCAGAGGTATCGCTTCTTGTCCCGCCACACCTCCGCGGTCTGGATGCTCATGCACGCCCTCCTTGTGAGTTCAGCCACCGTCGCGGTTGGACATTACGTGGTTGTCCGTACGTTGTCTAGACATTTGATGGCAATTTGTACACGAAAATGGTGCGCTGCGTCCCGCAGATCCGTATAACTTTGGGTGCACAACGCACTCAGGGATGGGCACGACCGCGATGACGACTGCAGGTTCGAGCGCAGGCGCGCGGCCGCGTACCGCCGTCCGGATCCGCGACTACGCGGCCGGACTGGCCTTCGCCCACCTGCTGACCAGCGCCGAGGCGATCGCGGTGGTGGTGTCGCTCAACGGGGAGACCCCACTCACCGACTCCTCCTTGCTGTCGGTACCGAACCTGGTGCTGGTGGCGGTACTGGTGACGCTGGGCACCGCGACTGTCGTCGCCGCGGGCAGCGCCAGCATCGCGCCGTCGGTGCGCTGGTACACCGCCGGAGCCCCGCCCGACCGCGGACACCACCGCGCAGCCATCAACATCCTGCGCCGGCAGTCGGTGATCGTGCTCGGGACCTGGCTGATCGGCGGGGCGATCGGCATGGCCGCGATCCACTCCCACAACTTGGGACTGATCGTGCTGCTCAGCTCGATCATCGTGTTCGGGGGTACCGCGTCGCTGAGCACCAGCATGCTGTTCACCCAGCGCACCTTGCGCCCGATCGTGGCCGCCGCCTGGCAGGGATCCGACGTCCGCGCGACCGCCCCCGGCGTGCTGGCCCGGCTGGTGACGATGTGGTTCGTCACCTGTGCGCTGCCGTCGGCGGCCATCATCGCGCTGATCGTCTGCCGGCAGATGGGCTGGATCATCGACCCGGACTCGTCGGTGGAGATCCCGGTGCTGGTGCTGTGCGTGGTGGCGGTGCTGCTCGGCGTCCGTGCCATGATCCTGGTGTCGCGCTCGATCTCCGATCCGGTCGGCGAGGTGGTCAAGGCCATGGCCCGGGTCGAGCGCGGCGAGATGACCGCGTCGGTCGGCGTCTACGAGCAGTCCGAGATCGGTCGGCTGCAAACCGGATTCAATCGCATGGTGGCCGGCCTGGCCGAACGCGACCGACTCCAGGACCTGTTCGGCCGCCATGTCGGTTCCGACGTCGCCCGGCTGGCGGTGGAGCAGGATCTCGCGCTTGCCGGCTCGGTGCAAGAGGTTGCGATCCTGTTCATCGACCTGGTGGGGTCAACCGAGTTGGCGGCCACCCACCCGCCCGACGAGGTCGCCGGGGTGCTCAACGACTTCTTCCGCATCGTGGTGGATGCCGTCGACACACAGCGCGGTTCGATCAACAAGTTTCAGGGCGATGCGGCGCTGGCGGTGTTCGGCGCTCCAGTCCCGTCCGTTCACGCGGCCACGGCGGCACTGGCCACTGCCCGCACCCTGATCGCCCGGCTTCGCCGGCTGCCGCTGGTGGACTTCGGGATCGGCGTCTCGGCGGGTCCGGTGTTCGCCGGCAACATCGGCAGCGAAAACCGCTACGAGTACACCGTGGTCGGCGATGCCGTCAACGAGGCCGCGCGGCTGGCCGACCGCGCCAAGGCCGTCACGGCTCGGGTGTTGTGTTCGGCGACCGCGCTGGAACGCGCCGACGACGACGAGCGGGCGCATTGGGTGCACCATGGCTCGGCGATATTGCGCGGCCGCGCGCAGCCCACCGAAATGTCAATGCCGATCACCGAGCCCGCGACCTGGGGTGACCTGGCTGCTGGGCACGTGCCAGACTCCGAGGATGGCTTATGACATCGCCCGCCCGCAGATGGAGGGGAACATCGCCGTCGGCGAGGACCGTCAGCTCGGCTTCGCCGAATTCGGTGCTCCGCAGGGCCGGGCGGTGTTCTGGCTGCACGGCACGCCCGGCGCCCGCCGGCAGATTCCCGTCGAAGCACGGCTGTATGCCACCGAAGCCAACATCCGCCTGATCGGAGTGGACCGGCCCGGGATCGGTTCCTCGACCCCTTTCCAGTACGAGACGGTGTCCCAGTTCGCCGATGACCTGCGCACCGTCGCCGACACCCTCGGGATCGACAAGATGGCGGTCATCGGGCTGTCCGGTGGCGGCCCCTACACGCTGGCGTGCGCGGCGGCCATGCCCGAGCGGGTGGTGGCGGCCGGCATTCTGGGCGGTGTCGCCCCGGCAGTGGGCCCCGAAGCCATCGACAGCAACCTGATGCGGCTGGCCCGACTCGCCGAGCCGGTGCTCGACCGCGCCGGACGCCCCATCAGCGTGCTGGCCGCCGGACTGATCCGGATGGTCCGGCCGGTGGCCTCGCCTGCGCTGGAGCTTTACGCGAGGCTCTCGCCCGAGGGCGACCGCGAGATGCTGTCTCGTCCGGAGTTCAAGGCGATGTTCCTCGATGACCTGCTCAACGGGTCCCGCAAGCAGCTCGCCGCGCCGATCGCCGATGCCGTCCTGTTCGCCCGCCCCTGGGGCTTCCGGCTCGTTGACGTGAAGGTGCCGGTGCACTGGTGGCACGGCGACGCCGATCACATTGTCCCGTTCTCCCATGGCAAACACGCGGTGGCGCTGCTGCCCGACGCCCGGCTCTACCCGATTCCCGGGGAGAGCCATCTGGCCGGACTGGGCCGCGCCGAAGAGATTCTGTGCACCTTGCTTCAGGCCTGGGACGAGGCGGACGAGCCGACACCATGACCGCGCCGCAATCGATCCGGGAGTTGTTCGCCCAACTCGGTCTGCAGGAGGTGCCGTCGGCCGAGGGCACCCTGACATTGGAGATGCCGGTCGACGAGCGGGTGGTCAACACCTCCGGCGGGCTGCAGGGCGGATTGATCGCCACCATGGCCGACGTGGCGGCCGGCCAGCTCGCCGCCCGCAGCACACAATTCGGCAACGGCATCGCCACAACGGATCTGTTCATCCGCTACCTACGGCCGATCACGATCGGGCCTGCCCGGGCGGTCGCGTCCATCTTGCGCACCGGCCGGCGCTCGGTGGTGGCCCAGGTCGACATCTACCGCGGCAATGACGATCAGCTCGCCGCCACCGCGACGGTGAACTTCGCCGCCATCGAGCTGCCTGGCTGATCGCCGGCGCGGCCGCTCTCACATCCTTCTGGAATCCGTCGCCGAATCGCGGTGACTCAGTTCGGCGTACTCAGCCGGCTTTCGATGAAGTGCGGCAGCCGGAACCGCCGAGGCGCATGCACCACCGGTGTGTCCTGGGGTGCACCGCCGTTCTGGGCGGCGGTGTAGGCCGCGGAATTACCGGCCACGCGCAGCACCTGGCCGCGCCAGCTGATGTCGGCTTCCCGGTAAGCCTCCACCAGAGCCCGCTCCAGCAGCTCGTCGGCCTCGGCGATCGACAACGCCGCCAACTCGACGAATTCTCCGTCGCGGGCATCGAGTTTGAGCGTGGTGGGACCGGTTTCCACCAGGTCGCAGTTGGCCCGGATGCTCAATTCGGCGTTGGAGCGCGCCAACCCGGCCAGCGCATAGGCGGCCAGCAGGACACGGCCCGCCTCATCCCCGGCCGGACCGCAGTCGAACCGCAGCTGCCGCAGCGCGGCGAAGCTGAGCACCTGGGTGCGGATGATCCGGCTGCAGCACACGCCGGTGTCCGACACCGCGCGGGAATCCGCTGGTGCACCATCGACGAGTACACCGATGATCTCGCCCGACAGCACACCGCGGAAACGGCTTTGGCCCGTTCCGAGGGCGGCGTCGATCGCACCGAAGACCAGACTGCCGGGGCTCAATTCCAGGAGTGCGCGGGCGTTGTCCGGTGTGCTCTCGCGGGCCATTCGGTAGGCGGGGTGTGCGATAGCGGGCTTGCCGTCGATGGAGCCGGTGAGAAAGTGTCCGTCGAAAATCCGTTGCGGCAGTTCAAGGTCGGTGTACACCAACCGGCCGCCCTCGTAGGAGACCTCCATGCGCGGCACCCGGCTCAATATCGGGTGCTGGTCATGGATGCCCTGCAGGATCACGGCTTCGACGCGCTGGACCTGGCTCTGGTTGTCGTCGATGAGCACCGTCGTGGTCGGCTTGCCGTCGATCAGGCGGGTCTCGGCGGGCGACGCGGAGCGCCCAGCGCGGGGAGCCGGGCTGACCGCGGCGTGCGGCCCACCGGCGGGTGCCAGCTCGGTGGACACGGTCAGAGTGCTGCCGCCACCGGCCTGGCAGGCCGCAGTGAGCTGCGGGAAGGAAAGTTTGGGCAAAGCGATCAACCTTTCTGCTCCACCGAGTGTGGCACAGGCGTCCGGTCCAGGTCCGGCTCGAGATAGATGACCAGCGCCGCGGGTACAGCCGCGCGGATGTTGGCTTCGGCGGCGTCGATGGTCGCCGCGACGCCGGCCAGGTCAAGACGAGGAACCAGCGCGATCTTGGCCCCCACCAGCATCTCGTCCGGGCCCAGGTACTGGGTGCGGATATGGATCAGGCGCGTGACGTTCTCGGTTCCCTCCAGCGCCGCGCGAATGGCTTGATCTTCGGCGGCGGTGGCGCCCTCGCCGATCAGCAGGCTGTGCATCTCGACCATCAGGAAGACCGCGACCGCCCCCAGCAGCGCACTGATGCCCAGCGTCCCCACGCCGTCCCACACCGGGTTTCCGGTGACCACGCTCAGCCCGACCCCGATGAGTGCCAGTGCCAGACCGATCAGCGCCGCGGTGTCCTCCAGCAGGACCACCGGAAGCTCGGGGTTGCGGGACGTGCGCAGAAACCGCCACCAGCTGCCCTCGCCCTTGAGCGGGCGCGACTCGCGCAGCGCGGTGCGAAAACTGTAGGTCTCCAACCCGATAGCCACCAGCAGGATCGCGATCGCCACCACCGGCGAACTCAGCTCGACCGGGTGGCGAACCTTCTCGTAGCCCTCGTACAGCGCGAACATCGAGCCCAGGCTGAACAGCACCAGCGCTACGACGAACGACCAGAAGTAGCGGCTGCGGCCGTGCCCGAACGGGTGCAGCGCGTCGGGCGCTTTGGTGGCGGCGCGCTGGCCGAACAGCAGCAGCGCCTGATTAGAGGTGTCGACCACCGAGTGCACCGCTTCGGCGAGCATGGCGGCGCTACCGGTGATCAGGTAGCCGATGAACTTCGCCACCGCGATACCGGCGTTGGCCGCCAGCGCCGCGACGATGGCCCTGGTACTACCCGAGGACGACACTCACAGGCCTATCGTGGCCCGGAACAGGGCGGCCGGCTGCTGGGCGAGCAGACGGATCGGCCCGTCGTCGCAGGGCACCCAGGCCGACTCGCCCCGGTGCAGCGTCAACGTCTTGGACTTGGCGTGCACCGTGATCGAGCCCTCGGTGCACAGCAGAATCTGCGGACCTTCGTGGCGCGCCGGCGCATCCACCTCGTGGCCGAGGTGGGTGCCGTCAAGCGTCAGCCGCGACAGCGCGAATTCCTCGGCGGGAGTCTGGTAGACCACCTCGAGTCCGTCGGTATAGGTGGCCGGCCGCAGCGCCTCCTCGGTGGTGGGGGTGAAATCCAGCACCCGCAGCAACTCCGGAACGTCGACGTGTTTGGGCGTCAGTCCGCCACGCAACACGTTGTCGGAGTTGGCCATCACCTCAAGACCCACGCCATGCAGGTAGGTGTGCAGGTTGCCGGCCGACACGAAGATGGCCTCTCCTGGCGCCAGGCTGACCCGGTTGAGCAGCAGCGAGGCCAGCACACCGGCATCCCCGGGATACCGCTCCCCCAGTTCGAGCACCGTCTTGGCTTCCGCGGAGAACTCGCCGGCCTCGGAGCTGAGGTACTGGATGGCCCCTTCGAGCACTGCGGGCACCAACACGTCCAGATCGGGTTGGGGTGCGGTGATCCAGGTGGTGAACAGCGCCCGAAGCCCGTCGGCGTCGCACTGCGCATCGGATTGGCCGTCACCGGACTGGCCGCCGAGCAGGTCGATGAACGGGTCCAGGTCGGATACCGCCAGCGCCCTCAGCAGCTCGATGGTGCGCGCCACCGGCCGGAATCCGGCCAGCGCCTCAAACGGCTGCAGCGCCACCAGCAGTTCCGGCTTGTGGCTGGTGTCGCGGTAGTTGCGGATCGGCGAGGACACCGGGACCCCGAGCCGCTCTTCGCGCTCGTAGCCCTCGATCGCCTGCATGGCACTGGGGTGGGCTTGCAGCGACAGCGGCTCGTCGGCGGCCAGCACCTTGACCAGAAACGGCAGCCGGTCACCGAACCGCGCCTGGGCCACCGGGCCCAGCTGACCCTCCGGGTCTCGGGTCAGAACACTGAGCAACGACACTTCGCCGGTATCGGTCTCCAGGCAGGCCGGATCCCCCGGGTGTGCGCCCAACCACAGCTCGGCCTCCGGATGCGCCGCCGGCACCGGGCGCCCGGTGAACTCGGCGATAGCTGTCCTCGAGCCCCAGGCGTAGGTCCGTATCGCACCGCGTAGTTGTTCCACTGTTCCCGTCAACCCCGCAAAAGTCGCACGTAGGCGGCGGCCATCTCCAACCGCACGGCCAACACCGCAAGCTGCTCTTCGGCCCGGCCCGGGCCGCTCGGAGACAGCCCCTGGGTCGGGCCCGCGGTTTCCTCCGAGGCGCCCGCTGCCACCGGTACGTCCCCGGCTGCTACCAGGTCGACATCGTGCAAGCCGTTGATTCGGGCCGCCACCACGGTACGCTCGGCGGCCAGCGTCAGGACCAGCACCCGCAACCGGTCGACGGCCGGACCGTCGATCTGTTCGTCGTGAAAGATGTCGGGGACGTCGCGACCACCCGCGGACCGTGCCCGCAGTGCGATCACCGCGTCGGCCAGCCCGGTGGCCGCCACCGTGGTCCGACCGATCCGCAGCATCGCCGCGCAGCCGTGCCGCGCCAGCGCCAGGGTTGCCGCGCAATCGCCGGCCAACGCGACGTCGCGGCCGACAATCCGGTCGGCCAACATCTTCGCCGGGTTGGTGAACAGCTCACGCGCGGCACTGTTGCGCAGCGCCTCGGCGTCGAGTTCGTCGGCCAGCGCGCCCAGGTCGGTCCGTGCAGCCGCACCGTCGGCCTCCAGCGCGTCCATGACGGCCAGCCCGGCGGCCAGGTAGCGCGGCAGGCCGAACTCCGCCGCGACGGCGATCCGCGGCTCCAGCACTGCCACGCGGCCGGCGGTGGCGTCCCGGAGCGGCCCCTCATAGGGCGCGACCACCACCACCCGTGCTCCGCGACGTACTCCGGCCGCAGCCGCAGCGACCAGCGCCGGGTCGCCCGGGTCGTCGCCGGCGACGATCAGTACGTCCAGCGACCCGATCCAGGACGGGGCCTCGGCGGCCAGCACCAGCGGCGCGCGCGCCGAATCGCCGCGCGTGGCGGCCAGCAGACTCCCGGCCGTGGCGGCGGTACCGCGGGTGGACAGCCAGATAACGGTCCGCGGCGGGTAGTCACGGCTTTCGCTGCGCACGGCATCCAACGCGCCTTCGTCGACCGCTGCGGCGGTCGCGCGCACCTGCGCCCCGGCCATCGACGCGGCCCACAGCGCGCCGTCGTGGTCAGCCGCCAACAGGGCCTCGGTGTCATCGAGGTCGACGGTGGAGAAAGAGCCGGAGAACGCGGTCACGGACGCGACTTCTCCGCGGCGGTGACGGCTTGGCCCTGCCGGGCGATCTGTTCGGAGACTTGGGCCACCACCGCGTCCACCGCGGCGGCGTCGGGCGCCTCGACATTGAGCCGCAGCAGCGGCTCGGTGTTGGAGCTGCGCAGGTTGAACCAGCTGCCCGCACCCAGGTCGACGGTCACGCCGTCGAGGTGGTCGACGGTCACCTGGTCACCGAACGAGCTGACCACCGCATCCACACAGGCCTGCGCATCGGAGACCGTGAAATTGATCTCGCCGGACGCTGCGTAACGCTGGTAGTCGGCGGTCAGCTCCGACAGCGGCCGCTGCTGTTCGCCGAGCGCCGCCAGCACGTGCAGGGCGGCCAGCATGCCCGAATCGGCGCCCCAGAAATCCCGGAAATAGTAGTGCGCCGAGTGCTCCCCGCCGAAGATGGCCCCGGTCTCGGCCATCAGCGCCTTGATGTAGGAGTGCCCGACCCGCGACCGCAGCGGTGTGCCGCCGCGCTCGGTGACCAGTTCCGGCACGGCATGCGAGGTGATCAGGTTGTGGATCACCGTCGCGCCGGGCTCGCGGGCCAATTCGCGGGCGGCCACCAAGCCGGTCACCGCCGACGGGGACACCGGCTCGCCGCGCTCGTCGACCACGAAGCAGCGGTCGGCGTCGCCGTCGAAGGCCAGGCCGATGTCGGCGCCCTGCTCGCGCACGAACGCCTGCAGATCGGTGAGGTTGGCCGGATCCAGCGGGTTGGCCTCGTGGTTGGGGAAGTTGCCGTCCAGCTCGAAATACAGCGGCAGCAGCGTGATCGCGCCGACCGATCCGAACACCGCCGGCGCGGTATGGCCGGCCATTCCGTTGCCGGCGTCGACGGCCACGCGCAGCGGACGCAGACCGGAGATGTCGACCAGAGAGTGCAGGAACGCCGCATAGTCGGCCAGCACGTCGCGGTCGGTGACGCTGCCGCGCGACCCCTGGCCGTCGCCCGCCGGGTCGACACCGGCGATCAGCTCATCGCGGATCCGGCCCAGGCCGGTGTCGGCGCCCACCGGCTTGGCACCCGCCCGACAGAGCTTGATGCCGTTGTAGGCGGCCGGGTTGTGGCTGGCGGTGAACATCGCACCCGGGCAGTCCAGCGCCCCGGAGGCGAAATAGAGCTGGTCGGTCGACGCCAGCCCGATCCGGACCACATCCAGGCCGCGGGCAACCACGCCCTCGGCGAACGCGGCCGACAGCACTGGCGAACTGTCCCGCATGTCGTGGCCGATCACCACCTGCCGGGCGCCTTCCTCGGCCATCAGCCGAGCAAACGAGGATCCGACCTCGGTGACGAGGGATTCATCGATCTCCGAACCGACCAGGCCGCGTACGTCGTACGCCTTGATCACACGGTGGACAGCCGCAGCGGGCCGAGACATGGACAGGGCTCCTGACGCAGTGGACTCTTGACGCTCAAGCCTAGCCCGGAACCCGCGATCAGTCCGACGGGTCTGGCAACACACGCAGGTGGCCACGGCGCCGACCATTGGTCTTGCCGGGCGGACCGGGCGGTGCCAGCACACCGCCACCGGGTCCAGCGTTGGGCGCTCCCCGGGTCGGGGAGTCGACCGGATTGGCCTGTGGGTACCACCCGTTGGCCGGGGCCGCCCGCCCGGATTCGCGCTCGCGAACCGCCTCGGCAAGCGCGATCAGGTCATCCTCTTCGGGGGACACCCAGGGGCCGGGGTGGCGGACCAGTTCCCAACCGCGCGGGGCTGTGATCCGGCCCGCGTGGCTGAAGCACAGATCCCAGGAATGCGGCTCGGCGGCGGTCGCCAGCGGGCCGACCACGGCGGTGGAGTCCGAGTAGACGAACGTCAGCGTCGCCACCGCATAGTGCGGACACCCTGGCCGGCAGCAACGGCGGGGAACGTTCACGCGGTCGAGGCTATCGTGGCCGCGCGCCCCGGCGGCGCCGGACACGCGCAATCGGCCGGCACCCTATGCACAACCGTTACCATCTTCTTCTGTGACCGCCACGCGTCGCCGCAGGCGCGGCCGTGAAACCCGCGGGCCGCTGTTGCCGCCGACCGTGCCGGGCTGGCGCACCCGTGCGGAAAGGTTCGACATGGCGGTGCTGGAGGCCTACGAGCCCATCGAACAACGGTGGAAGCAACGGCTGACGGCGCTCGACGTCGCGGTCGACGAGATCCCGCGGATCGCGGCCAAGGATCCCGACAGCGTGCAGTGGCCCCCGGAAGTGGTCGCGGACGGGCCAATTCCGCTGGCCCGCTTGATTCCGGCCGGGGTGGATGTCCGCGGAAATCCGACGCGCGCCCGAATCTTGTTGTTCCGCAAGCCGATCGAGCAACGCGCGAACGACAGCACAGAGCTCGGCGATTTATTGCACGAGATTCTGGTGGCCCAGGTCGCCACCTACTTGGATGTCGAGCCCGCCGTCATCGACCCGACGATCGACGACTAGGCCCCGCAGAGAGCGCAGTCGGGGAAGACGCGCTCAGATGATGCCGCGCTTGAGGCGGCGGCGCTCACGCTCGGAAAGCCCACCCCAGATACCGAAGCGCTCGTCGTGCGCCAGAGCGTATTCCAGGCACTCGCTGCGAACCGAGCACCGCTGGCAGATCTTCTTGGCCTCCCGGGTCGAGCCGCCCTTCTCCGGGAAGAACGCCTCCGGGTCGGTCTGCGAGCACAGCGCACGGTCCTGCCATTGCTCGTTGGTGGCCGTCGCCGGGTCGAACGGGTCGAATTCGTCATAGTCCTCGGGTTCGGGAACCAGACTCAGATGCGGCCGGCTGGGCGTCGCCTCGAGCCCGGTCGGCGTAACCAATTCGGCACCGGCGTGCGATGCACCGCCCATCACGCCCCAAAGGTGCTCATAGGACATGCTCCGCCTCCTCACCTGTAGCGCGATCCTGATATGTCGGCCGAATATCGAGATATTGACCATCCCAATTCGAACATGTGATCGAATCTCGGTCTGCGACACCGAAATCGGCTGGCCAACCGGGAAATGACACTAGTGTGATTAGACACGGGTTGACCAGCCCGGTCAAGCCGAATGGCCAAATTCCTTACCATCTCGTGATCGATTTCCAACGTGTCCGAGACCGGCGAGTCCCTGTCATCTACCCCACACTCGCCTATCGGCGTGTCTTACCGCGCCCCTGCCGCGACCGGTGACGGCGGTCCGCCACGCCGAGCATAACGGCGCCAACGGTACTGTCGTGCGCTGTGAAGGTCACCGTTCTCGTCGGGGGGGTCGGCGG is a genomic window of Mycolicibacter heraklionensis containing:
- a CDS encoding PaaI family thioesterase, with the translated sequence MTAPQSIRELFAQLGLQEVPSAEGTLTLEMPVDERVVNTSGGLQGGLIATMADVAAGQLAARSTQFGNGIATTDLFIRYLRPITIGPARAVASILRTGRRSVVAQVDIYRGNDDQLAATATVNFAAIELPG
- a CDS encoding alpha/beta fold hydrolase; translation: MAYDIARPQMEGNIAVGEDRQLGFAEFGAPQGRAVFWLHGTPGARRQIPVEARLYATEANIRLIGVDRPGIGSSTPFQYETVSQFADDLRTVADTLGIDKMAVIGLSGGGPYTLACAAAMPERVVAAGILGGVAPAVGPEAIDSNLMRLARLAEPVLDRAGRPISVLAAGLIRMVRPVASPALELYARLSPEGDREMLSRPEFKAMFLDDLLNGSRKQLAAPIADAVLFARPWGFRLVDVKVPVHWWHGDADHIVPFSHGKHAVALLPDARLYPIPGESHLAGLGRAEEILCTLLQAWDEADEPTP
- a CDS encoding adenylate/guanylate cyclase domain-containing protein; the encoded protein is MTTAGSSAGARPRTAVRIRDYAAGLAFAHLLTSAEAIAVVVSLNGETPLTDSSLLSVPNLVLVAVLVTLGTATVVAAGSASIAPSVRWYTAGAPPDRGHHRAAINILRRQSVIVLGTWLIGGAIGMAAIHSHNLGLIVLLSSIIVFGGTASLSTSMLFTQRTLRPIVAAAWQGSDVRATAPGVLARLVTMWFVTCALPSAAIIALIVCRQMGWIIDPDSSVEIPVLVLCVVAVLLGVRAMILVSRSISDPVGEVVKAMARVERGEMTASVGVYEQSEIGRLQTGFNRMVAGLAERDRLQDLFGRHVGSDVARLAVEQDLALAGSVQEVAILFIDLVGSTELAATHPPDEVAGVLNDFFRIVVDAVDTQRGSINKFQGDAALAVFGAPVPSVHAATAALATARTLIARLRRLPLVDFGIGVSAGPVFAGNIGSENRYEYTVVGDAVNEAARLADRAKAVTARVLCSATALERADDDERAHWVHHGSAILRGRAQPTEMSMPITEPATWGDLAAGHVPDSEDGL
- a CDS encoding alkane 1-monooxygenase; translation: MSIQTAEVWRDKKRYLWLMGLIAPTVMFTMLPFIWAMNRFGWHLAAQVPFWIGPILVYVLLPALDLRFGVDGQNPPDELMAQLENDRYYRYCTYAYIPCQYASLVLGAYLFTATDLGWLGVEGSLSWFAKIGLALSVGTLGGVGINTAHELGHKRDRLERWLSKITLAQVCYGHFYVEHNRGHHVRVATPEDPASGRFGETFWEFLPRSVFGGLRSAWQLEAARLRRLDKGPWRLSNDVLNAWLMSVVLWGVLIAVFGPALIPFVVIQAVYGFSLLESVNYIEHYGLLRQTRANGRYERCTPEHSWNSDHLVTNLFLYHLQRHSDHHANPTRRYQTLRSFSDSPNLPSGYASLIGLTYLPPLWRRLMDHRVLAHYGGDITRVNIDPRRRAKILARYRGADAAAV
- the alkX gene encoding TetR family transcriptional regulator AlkX — protein: MKRIPYAEASRALLRDSVLDAMRELLTRRDWSSITLAAVAEAAGVSRQTIYNEFGSRQGLAQGYAIRLADRLVDAVDRAMSNNVGDIHAAFLEGFRAFFSDSAADPLVISLLTGAAKPDLLQIITTDSGPIITRSSARLTSSFMHSWVKVSEDDAGILARAVVRLAMSYVSMPPEADHDVAADLARLFTPAAQTYGVVDAE
- the ahcY gene encoding adenosylhomocysteinase, producing the protein MMSLTADSRNGIDYKVADLSLAEFGRKEIRLAEHEMPGLMALRHEYHGVNPLKGARITGSLHMTIQTAVLIETLVDLGAEVRWASCNIFSTQDHAAAAVVVGPHGTVEEPKGTPVFAWKGETLEEYWWCAEEALTWDGEPANMILDDGGDATMMVLRGAQYEKAGVVPPAEDGDSHEWKVFLARLRERYETDKTKWTKIAESVQGVTEETTTGVLRLYQLAAAGELVFPAINVNDSVTKSKFDNKYGCRHSLIDGINRGTDALIGGKKALVCGFGDVGKGSAESLKGQGARVTVTEIDPINALQALMEGYDVQTVEQAIGDADIVITTTGNKDIITLEHMKAMKNQAILGNIGHFDNEIDMAALESSGAVRDNVKPQVDVWTFPDTGRSIIVLSEGRLLNLGNATGHPSFVMSNSFSNQVIAQIELWTKGDEYDNEVYRLPKHLDEKVARIHVEALGGTLTKLTKEQAEYIGVDVEGPYKPDHYRY